One Natronolimnobius sp. AArcel1 DNA window includes the following coding sequences:
- a CDS encoding phage late control D family protein, which yields MSTELNNHPRYSPRFKVDVGDQKFQEPGGRIADLVVETTFEGADRFSFTLNYPFDEELDEFAGLSWDDFAVGTDVEISMGYGDDGQLTPLLSGKIQSITGEFTVDRGPSIQIAGYGLLWETMQGSAANSWSETTIGDAVEDVLSRYPFSTVHVEHADIKREKLIQNDCSDYRFVHDLASTYGFEFYAKRDTATFVPRSSAVSDDPVAELWYGEALHDFSGEITRRKHTHQVEVRSWDIGEKSEIVATAGSSTAQHKEVFRVPAMSRDEAERIAATKHNQFSDGIVQAHGEADGIPEIRAGETIELAELGNRFSGSYHVTKATHRMGTAGYRTTFEATEVSV from the coding sequence ATGAGCACTGAACTCAACAATCACCCGCGATACTCGCCGCGATTCAAGGTCGACGTTGGCGATCAGAAATTTCAGGAACCCGGCGGCAGAATCGCCGATCTCGTCGTCGAAACGACCTTCGAGGGAGCGGATCGGTTCTCCTTTACGCTGAACTATCCGTTCGACGAGGAGTTAGACGAGTTTGCCGGCCTGTCGTGGGACGACTTTGCCGTCGGGACAGACGTCGAAATTTCAATGGGGTACGGCGACGACGGACAACTGACGCCGTTGCTGTCTGGAAAGATTCAGTCAATCACCGGCGAGTTTACCGTCGACCGTGGCCCGTCGATACAGATCGCCGGCTACGGGTTGCTCTGGGAAACCATGCAAGGGTCCGCCGCCAACTCGTGGTCGGAAACGACAATCGGCGACGCCGTTGAGGATGTTCTCTCGAGGTATCCGTTCTCGACGGTCCACGTAGAACACGCGGATATCAAGCGAGAGAAGCTAATTCAGAACGATTGCAGCGACTACCGGTTCGTCCACGATCTCGCATCGACCTACGGATTCGAGTTCTACGCGAAGCGAGATACAGCCACGTTCGTCCCGCGCTCGTCGGCGGTGTCCGACGATCCGGTTGCCGAACTGTGGTACGGAGAAGCGCTCCACGATTTCTCCGGAGAGATCACCCGTCGAAAGCACACACACCAGGTCGAAGTCCGATCGTGGGACATCGGAGAGAAGTCCGAAATCGTCGCCACTGCAGGCAGTTCCACTGCACAACACAAGGAGGTATTCAGAGTGCCAGCTATGTCACGTGATGAGGCCGAACGAATCGCAGCAACGAAACACAATCAGTTCTCCGATGGGATCGTCCAGGCCCACGGTGAGGCCGACGGAATTCCGGAAATCCGCGCCGGCGAGACGATTGAGCTCGCCGAACTCGGTAACCGGTTCTCGGGGTCGTACCACGTTACCAAAGCGACCCATCGAATGGGCACTGCAGGCTATCGGACGACATTCGAAGCGACGGAGGTGTCGGTATGA
- a CDS encoding PAAR domain-containing protein: protein MKPAARLGDATAHGTPLTGTASPNVFIGKQPAWRAIADVHACPLTTGAVPHVGGKVAVGSSTVLINKMPAARMGDKIIENGPPNTIVDGCPTVHIG, encoded by the coding sequence ATGAAACCCGCAGCACGACTCGGCGATGCGACCGCCCACGGCACACCGCTTACTGGAACCGCGAGTCCAAACGTCTTCATCGGCAAGCAGCCAGCGTGGCGCGCTATCGCGGACGTCCACGCGTGTCCGTTGACAACAGGGGCGGTCCCACATGTTGGTGGAAAAGTTGCAGTAGGAAGCAGTACCGTCCTGATCAACAAGATGCCGGCGGCACGAATGGGTGACAAGATCATCGAGAACGGCCCGCCGAATACGATTGTCGACGGCTGTCCAACCGTCCAC
- a CDS encoding phage baseplate assembly protein V has translation MSSPGFFDGETAEGGIQGVVVGIVTDNDDPKDLGRVKLRFPWRDADDESYWARIATPMAGDEYGTYFLPEVDDEVLVAFENGDIHEPYVIGSLWNGEQKPPRRNEGHNNTREIRSRSDHTIAFDDSDDGSITIRTSDGHEIVVDDSSGSETVAIRDDRGKNTITLDSSSGRISIEADDELDLSASKISIDGTKSVEISGGTDVDISSKNTIELSSKARLDISSSGLMGIDSTGPLTIRGALIQLN, from the coding sequence ATGAGCAGTCCGGGCTTTTTCGACGGCGAAACCGCCGAGGGCGGGATTCAGGGAGTCGTCGTCGGGATCGTCACCGACAACGACGATCCGAAAGACCTCGGCCGCGTCAAGCTCAGGTTCCCCTGGCGCGACGCTGACGACGAGAGCTACTGGGCCAGAATCGCCACGCCGATGGCGGGTGACGAGTACGGCACGTACTTCCTGCCGGAAGTCGACGATGAGGTGCTCGTCGCCTTCGAAAACGGCGATATTCACGAACCGTACGTCATCGGGTCACTCTGGAACGGCGAGCAAAAACCACCTCGTCGAAACGAGGGTCACAACAACACCCGCGAAATCCGATCGCGCAGCGATCACACAATCGCGTTCGACGACAGCGATGACGGCAGCATCACGATCCGCACGAGCGACGGCCACGAAATCGTCGTCGATGACTCGAGCGGGTCAGAAACGGTTGCCATCCGCGACGACCGCGGCAAGAACACGATCACGCTCGACTCATCGAGTGGCCGGATTTCGATTGAGGCGGACGACGAACTCGATCTCTCTGCATCGAAGATTTCCATCGACGGCACGAAATCCGTCGAAATCTCCGGCGGCACCGATGTCGATATCTCGAGTAAGAACACCATTGAACTCTCGAGTAAGGCTCGACTCGATATCTCGAGTAGCGGACTCATGGGAATCGATTCGACGGGGCCGCTGACGATCCGCGGTGCACTCATTCAGCTGAATTGA
- a CDS encoding LysM peptidoglycan-binding domain-containing protein: MASSGKLEKAQIMILNGKQKGEAIECKFNPNSYTLEKSVNYGEMKATGSGASIMQFVDGNAETLSMELFFDTTDELEKDGGDDAMIDVREQYTKYIDLLLSVDGELHAPPVCRFVWGEGIDFTALVQSANKQFTKFLPSGIPIRARVSIVFTEFKTADYHKSEVSPESTDKTKVWTVTEGDTLWLIASEEYGDPSHWRTIADQNNVDNPRAIAPGDKLELPPL; this comes from the coding sequence ATGGCATCCAGCGGAAAACTCGAGAAAGCCCAGATCATGATCCTCAACGGGAAACAGAAGGGCGAAGCGATAGAGTGTAAGTTCAACCCGAACTCGTATACCCTCGAGAAGAGCGTCAACTACGGCGAGATGAAGGCGACAGGGTCGGGAGCGTCGATCATGCAGTTCGTCGACGGCAACGCGGAGACCCTGTCGATGGAACTGTTCTTCGATACGACCGACGAACTCGAGAAAGACGGCGGCGATGACGCCATGATCGATGTCCGAGAACAGTATACGAAGTACATCGACCTGTTGCTGTCCGTCGACGGCGAGTTACACGCGCCGCCGGTCTGTCGGTTCGTCTGGGGCGAGGGGATCGATTTCACCGCGCTCGTACAGAGTGCGAACAAGCAGTTTACCAAGTTCCTCCCCAGCGGAATCCCCATCCGGGCCCGCGTCTCGATCGTCTTCACCGAGTTCAAAACGGCCGACTACCACAAGTCAGAGGTCTCACCCGAGTCCACCGATAAGACGAAGGTTTGGACGGTAACGGAAGGAGATACGCTCTGGCTCATCGCGTCGGAGGAGTACGGTGATCCGTCCCACTGGCGGACAATTGCGGATCAGAACAACGTCGACAATCCACGCGCCATCGCGCCCGGGGACAAACTTGAACTACCGCCGTTATGA
- a CDS encoding Hsp20/alpha crystallin family protein, which translates to MSALRDALRTLSDDVFFDLLESDEAYLLILDVPGISADSLDLTAEDSHLEISAQREKALPEEYQYIEETRSLFFDVELPLPADTLPAEAQATVERGVLELSIPKRTGGTETTIDIVDADDAETGGTTITAEPGQVHASESETETEIDPETDTDTTTESG; encoded by the coding sequence ATGTCAGCGCTTCGTGACGCGTTGCGGACCCTCTCCGACGACGTCTTCTTCGATCTCTTAGAGAGCGACGAGGCGTACCTGCTCATCCTCGACGTCCCCGGCATCTCCGCCGACTCGCTCGATCTTACCGCCGAAGACAGTCATCTCGAGATCAGCGCGCAACGCGAGAAAGCCCTCCCTGAGGAGTATCAGTACATCGAGGAAACCCGCTCGCTGTTTTTCGATGTTGAACTCCCCTTGCCTGCGGATACCCTCCCTGCAGAGGCCCAGGCAACGGTCGAACGAGGCGTTCTCGAGTTGTCGATCCCGAAACGCACTGGCGGGACTGAAACAACGATCGATATTGTCGACGCCGACGACGCAGAAACTGGCGGAACGACGATTACCGCAGAACCTGGCCAGGTACACGCTTCAGAGTCCGAGACCGAGACCGAGATTGATCCAGAGACAGACACCGACACCACGACGGAATCTGGGTGA
- the glp gene encoding gephyrin-like molybdotransferase Glp, whose protein sequence is MNGPDSDRTESGFKVRTPVADARQRLGEAIRNRREREGKRDGDHGSRLDTEQIDLERADGRVLAAPVTAARNVPHYRRAAMDGYAVRAEDTFGASERSPEVLHVADEIGAAATVGPNTAARVHTGSALPDGADAVVMIEHVTELEVAGELEVEDAVAGGENVAPVGEDIEAEQHLYDAGHRLRPSDLGLIRSAGYDRVAVASQPTVGVIPTGEELVSGDPGPGEVIETNGLTVSRLAERWGARATYRGVVTDDPESLRVAIQRDLTKDVVVTTGGSSVGQRDLLPEVIDDLGEVLVHGVGLKPGHPVCLGIVEETPVLALPGYPVACIVNAVQFLRPTLRWLEGTEPAPHPTTQAVLERKIPSEPGTKTFARVQLKDRDAAERGDDDTQFAATPTRASGSGVLSSVALADGWVVVDDDLEGVPAGETVAVQDWELNP, encoded by the coding sequence ATGAACGGACCAGACAGCGACCGCACGGAATCGGGATTCAAAGTGCGGACGCCCGTTGCGGACGCGCGCCAGCGACTCGGCGAGGCGATCAGGAACCGGCGCGAACGAGAGGGAAAGAGGGATGGTGACCATGGCTCGAGGCTGGATACTGAACAGATCGACCTCGAACGCGCAGATGGGCGTGTCCTCGCCGCGCCGGTGACGGCAGCCAGGAACGTCCCCCACTACCGGCGCGCTGCGATGGATGGCTACGCGGTCCGCGCGGAGGACACGTTCGGCGCGAGCGAACGCTCACCCGAAGTGCTCCACGTGGCGGACGAAATCGGTGCGGCAGCGACCGTCGGACCGAACACCGCAGCGCGAGTGCACACTGGCAGCGCGCTGCCGGACGGCGCAGACGCCGTCGTCATGATCGAACACGTGACAGAGCTTGAGGTAGCGGGCGAACTCGAGGTCGAAGACGCTGTCGCAGGTGGCGAAAACGTTGCTCCAGTGGGCGAAGATATTGAGGCAGAGCAGCACCTCTATGACGCGGGACACCGCCTGCGGCCATCTGATCTCGGCTTGATTCGCTCGGCGGGCTACGACCGCGTCGCCGTCGCCTCACAGCCGACCGTCGGCGTGATTCCGACCGGCGAAGAACTCGTTTCGGGTGATCCCGGACCGGGCGAGGTGATCGAAACCAACGGCCTGACCGTTTCGCGGCTAGCCGAACGGTGGGGCGCGCGTGCGACCTACCGCGGTGTCGTCACCGACGACCCCGAGTCGCTTCGCGTGGCGATCCAGCGAGACCTCACGAAAGACGTCGTCGTCACGACGGGCGGTTCGTCCGTCGGCCAGCGGGACCTGCTCCCCGAAGTCATCGACGACCTGGGTGAGGTGCTCGTCCACGGCGTCGGGCTCAAACCCGGACACCCCGTCTGTCTCGGCATCGTCGAGGAGACACCCGTGCTCGCTCTGCCCGGCTACCCGGTCGCCTGCATCGTCAACGCTGTCCAGTTCCTCCGGCCGACCCTGCGCTGGCTCGAGGGAACCGAGCCAGCCCCCCATCCGACCACGCAAGCCGTCCTCGAGCGCAAGATTCCGAGTGAGCCGGGAACGAAGACATTCGCGCGCGTGCAGCTCAAAGACCGCGACGCAGCCGAGCGCGGGGACGACGACACCCAATTCGCGGCGACGCCGACGCGGGCCAGCGGCTCGGGCGTCCTCTCGAGTGTCGCGCTCGCAGACGGCTGGGTCGTCGTCGACGACGATCTCGAGGGCGTTCCGGCGGGCGAGACGGTCGCAGTCCAGGACTGGGAGCTGAATCCCTGA